TTCTTCGGGGTGAAATACATCAGTTCCGGTGCGACCACCGAAACGTTCATCTTCGTCTGGGTCGCCTTGGAGGCATCGGCCCAATTGGTGAACAGCGACATCCCCATCGATCCGTATTTCGATTGGTCGTGCGTCGAGGCGTAGACCAAGTGTTGGCCGTTGTAGATGACGTTGGTGAAGTCCTTGATCGATACCCAGTTGTTCCCGATGGGGAAGCGACGGCGGACCCGTAATCCTTCCACTTGAAAGTCGTGGGGAAGGGGCACGTGGTGTTGGTGTCCAGGACCACGGTCACGCCGGTGGCGGTCTCGGTGCTTGGGGTGAAGCTGGTGTCGCGGTAGCCGGTTTTCTTGAAGACCAAGGTAGGGATCCCGGCAGCCAACGAGCGCATCGCGGCGATGTGGCGCGCGACCTTCCAGCCGTCGGCTCCGACGATCACTCCCAGATCGAACACTCCCGTGGAATGCTCGATTCTGAGGTAGGCGGCTCCGGAACGAATGCCGGTGGGGATGGCGATTCTCGCCAAGCCATGGCTTGCCGTTCCCTGTGAGGCCCAGAGTCTTCGTCCGGATCCGTCGAGCAGGGCAAGATCGAGCGAGCCATCCGTCATGCCTTCGATCAACAGTTCGTTCCCGACGACTTTGGCCGAGGAGGAACGAAATCTGTCCATCTCCAGGGTTCCGCTGACGGAAGACAAGGAGAATGTCCCGGTGGAGCTGGAGGTGGTGGTGTAGGAAGCGGAATCCTTCACGGTGATCGCCACACCAGGGATCGGTGCTCCGGATGCGTTCTTCACGGTGCCGGAAACAGACCAAGCCCGGGAGGGTCCCACCAGGGCGCCGACGAGGGCAGCAGCCACTGCGACCATGGATCTGCCGGTTGGCGAGGGGAAAGGCGAAATGCGCATGGCTGACTCCGAGGTTTGGCCTTTCCACGCTTTGGCGAAAAGACGGATCCACCTGTCCATAGGTTCATTGGGTGAGTGTTACCGAAGGCGCCGCCAATAGGCTGATGCACGTCCGGATAGTCTACGATACCGGGGCAGTGGGGGGATCGGTGGAGCGTTCCAGTTGGCGGGTTTTGTAGAAACTTCAAAAAGGGGCCATCCATGAGCTCCGGCCGATGCCGATCGGCTGTTTCCTGGGGTGAGCTGGAAACTCGTGCTTTGGATGCGGACCTATGTAAGATTGTCAGGAAATGCCAACGAAGGGGAAATCCGATCCGCTCCTGTGGCGATTCAGCCTCTACGGGTTCCTGAAAAACCAGCAGTACTACGAGCCTTTTTTCCTTCTGGTGCTCCAGGCCAAGGGGCTTTCCTT
This DNA window, taken from Fibrobacterota bacterium, encodes the following:
- a CDS encoding carboxypeptidase regulatory-like domain-containing protein, which gives rise to MRISPFPSPTGRSMVAVAAALVGALVGPSRAWSVSGTVKNASGAPIPGVAITVKDSASYTTTSSSTGTFSLSSVSGTLEMDRFRSSSAKVVGNELLIEGMTDGSLDLALLDGSGRRLWASQGTASHGLARIAIPTGIRSGAAYLRIEHSTGVFDLGVIVGADGWKVARHIAAMRSLAAGIPTLVFKKTGYRDTSFTPSTETATGVTVVLDTNTTCPFPTTFKWKDYGSAVASPSGTTGYRSRTSPTSSTTANTWSTPRRTTNRNTDRWGCRCSPIGPMPPRRPRRR